The Methylobacterium currus genome contains a region encoding:
- a CDS encoding ISAs1 family transposase, with the protein MDEASEPVAAVFEATVFLDHFADLPDPRQPGKVAYRLDEVLLLALLAILAGAEGFTDIARFGHTKLDLLRRFLPFRNGTPSHDHLGDIFAALDPVAFRRCFAAWAATLTQTPLDVIAIDGKTSRRSGRAGARDALHVVSAFAARQRLVLAQTKVSGKSNEIAVIPALLDLLSIEGAIVTIDAMGCQRAIAHKILDKKADYVLALKGNQGTLHEDVTLFVEEQKARDFADCTVSTHETVEGDHGRIETRRVTVIHQVAWLQARHAWPGLKSLIVVDSTRDLSTRDPVNRIERETRCYLTSSPLGADRLGPAVRQHWAIENGLHWILDVTFHDDQSRIRTAHAPENMLTVRHIAVNVAARKKGKDSMRLALKTAGWDDDYLVRLVAP; encoded by the coding sequence ATGGACGAGGCGAGCGAGCCGGTAGCGGCGGTGTTCGAGGCGACGGTGTTTCTCGATCATTTCGCGGACCTGCCCGATCCGCGCCAGCCCGGCAAAGTCGCCTATCGCCTGGACGAGGTTCTGCTGCTGGCGTTGCTGGCCATCCTGGCGGGGGCTGAAGGCTTCACCGATATCGCCCGGTTCGGTCACACGAAACTCGACCTTCTGCGCCGATTTCTGCCGTTCCGGAACGGCACGCCGAGCCACGATCATCTCGGTGACATCTTCGCGGCGCTCGATCCCGTCGCATTTCGACGCTGCTTTGCGGCCTGGGCCGCGACGCTGACGCAAACGCCGCTCGACGTGATCGCGATCGACGGCAAGACCTCGCGGCGCTCGGGCCGGGCCGGTGCGCGAGATGCCCTTCACGTCGTCTCCGCCTTCGCCGCACGCCAGCGGTTGGTGCTGGCCCAGACCAAGGTGAGCGGAAAGTCCAACGAGATCGCGGTAATCCCGGCCCTGCTCGACCTCCTGTCGATCGAGGGGGCGATCGTCACCATCGATGCGATGGGCTGCCAGCGTGCCATCGCCCACAAGATCCTCGACAAGAAGGCCGACTATGTCCTGGCGCTCAAGGGCAACCAGGGCACGCTGCACGAGGACGTCACGCTCTTCGTCGAGGAACAGAAAGCTCGGGACTTTGCCGATTGCACCGTCAGCACGCACGAGACCGTCGAGGGCGATCACGGGCGGATCGAGACCCGGCGCGTGACTGTCATCCATCAGGTCGCCTGGCTCCAGGCGCGCCACGCCTGGCCGGGGTTGAAGAGCCTCATCGTCGTCGACAGCACCCGTGACTTGAGCACCCGTGACCCGGTAAACAGGATCGAGCGTGAGACGCGCTGCTATCTGACCTCGTCACCGCTCGGCGCCGACCGCCTCGGGCCTGCCGTCCGGCAGCATTGGGCGATCGAGAACGGCCTGCATTGGATCCTCGACGTCACCTTCCACGACGATCAGTCTCGCATCCGTACTGCTCATGCCCCCGAGAACATGCTGACGGTCCGCCACATCGCGGTGAACGTCGCAGCCCGCAAAAAGGGCAAGGATTCCATGCGCCTCGCCCTCAAAACCGCAGGCTGGGACGACGACTACCTCGTCAGGCTCGTCGCACCATGA
- a CDS encoding universal stress protein, whose amino-acid sequence MIENLRTILIALTERLDDETPSGALAYGLSLAEKAQARVTVQAVSVRLVLPHAWISRFVGMVVAAENRRLRELAEEVAERARGDAAAAGILCTTQTEHLSSDRLLASFAAQARLHDLAVIEAAPRSLTVDRGLIETLLFESGRPLIVVPPGCETFAARRILVAWDGSAQAARALHDALPFLRLAERVEIVAVTGEKDLSHAVPGVEVAPGLAHHGVAVTVTDLPAGDGDVAGVLRRHATEMGADMIVMGAFVRSLLAETVLGGVTQAMLGSCPVPILMAH is encoded by the coding sequence ATGATCGAGAACCTCCGGACCATCCTGATCGCCCTGACCGAGCGGCTGGACGACGAAACCCCGTCTGGCGCGCTCGCCTACGGCCTGTCGCTCGCCGAGAAGGCGCAGGCGCGGGTGACCGTCCAGGCAGTCTCGGTCCGCCTCGTCTTGCCGCATGCCTGGATCAGCCGCTTCGTCGGCATGGTCGTCGCCGCCGAGAACCGGCGGCTGCGGGAGCTGGCGGAGGAGGTGGCCGAGCGGGCCCGGGGCGATGCGGCCGCTGCCGGCATCCTGTGCACGACGCAGACCGAGCACCTTTCCTCTGACCGCCTGCTGGCGAGCTTCGCGGCCCAGGCCCGCCTCCACGATCTCGCGGTGATCGAGGCGGCGCCGCGGAGCCTGACGGTCGATCGCGGCCTGATCGAGACCCTGCTGTTCGAGAGCGGCCGCCCCCTGATCGTCGTCCCGCCGGGCTGCGAGACCTTCGCGGCGCGCCGCATCCTCGTCGCCTGGGACGGCAGCGCCCAGGCCGCCCGCGCCCTGCACGACGCCCTGCCGTTCCTCCGCCTGGCCGAACGCGTCGAGATCGTCGCGGTGACCGGCGAGAAGGACCTGTCGCACGCGGTGCCGGGGGTGGAGGTGGCCCCCGGTCTGGCGCATCACGGCGTTGCCGTGACGGTCACCGATCTGCCGGCCGGGGACGGAGACGTCGCGGGCGTGCTGCGCCGGCACGCGACGGAGATGGGGGCCGACATGATCGTGATGGGCGCCTTCGTCCGCTCGCTCCTGGCCGAGACGGTGCTCGGAGGGGTGACGCAGGCCATGCTGGGCTCCTGCCCGGTTCCGATCCTGATGGCGCATTGA
- a CDS encoding universal stress protein, which produces MPFASIMVAVDLTQAARERLRLAGHLADDLGAGLIGIAAGEPPFGVPPVGPTLGSSYALAAATEIVMNDLTRAQAVFETETGARKRVSWRSGLAPSLPFLVAQAAAADLVVVGRREDPASFPFAIDPGDLAMQLGGPILVVPPGIDHLEARRVLIGWKNTREARRAVRDALPLLRRASQVVIASVDDGKPAGTQDLVGLLRDHSIATRVVAPDATGVTTAEALVGAAAECGADLIVAGAYGHSRLREWAFGGVTRDLLAHTPVCCLMSH; this is translated from the coding sequence ATGCCATTCGCCAGCATCATGGTCGCCGTCGATCTCACGCAAGCGGCGCGCGAGCGCCTGCGCCTCGCCGGTCATCTCGCGGACGATCTCGGGGCCGGCCTGATCGGCATCGCGGCGGGCGAGCCGCCCTTCGGGGTCCCCCCGGTCGGCCCGACGCTCGGGAGCAGCTACGCCCTGGCGGCCGCGACCGAGATCGTCATGAACGATCTGACGCGGGCGCAGGCGGTCTTCGAGACCGAGACGGGCGCGCGCAAGCGCGTATCGTGGCGCTCGGGCCTCGCCCCCTCGCTGCCCTTCCTGGTCGCGCAGGCCGCCGCGGCCGACCTCGTCGTGGTCGGCCGCCGGGAGGACCCGGCCTCCTTCCCCTTCGCGATCGATCCGGGCGACCTCGCGATGCAGCTCGGGGGACCGATTCTGGTGGTGCCGCCCGGCATCGACCATCTCGAGGCCCGGCGCGTCCTGATCGGCTGGAAGAACACCCGCGAGGCCCGCCGTGCGGTGCGGGACGCCCTGCCGCTCCTGCGGCGGGCCTCCCAGGTCGTCATCGCGTCGGTCGATGACGGAAAGCCGGCCGGCACGCAGGATCTCGTCGGCCTCCTGAGGGACCATAGTATCGCCACGCGGGTGGTGGCGCCGGACGCGACCGGCGTCACCACCGCCGAAGCGCTCGTGGGTGCGGCGGCGGAATGCGGGGCCGACCTCATCGTGGCGGGCGCCTACGGCCATTCGCGTCTGCGCGAATGGGCCTTCGGCGGGGTCACCCGGGACCTGCTGGCCCACACCCCGGTCTGCTGCCTGATGAGCCACTGA
- a CDS encoding MBL fold metallo-hydrolase: protein MTTKDDRSPTRRMILGGTAALAAILSVKGAASQSAGPAPAARRSRLVLLGTAGGPTPKPNRAAPAQAIVVDGHTYLVDAGNGTGRQMVLAKLKLGSLDSVFLTHQHSDHNADYGNVLLLAWATDLAHRVDTYGPPPLARMTRQFLDLNEYDIKTRMADEGRPALADLIVPHEITGPGPVMRDERVTVTAALVQHPPVEPAFAYRFDCPDRSIVISGDTRFSPNLIALAKGADILVHEVMYLPELEKLIATEPNATTLREHLIASHTTTAEVGRVATEAGVRTLVLSHFVPGGYPFITDEVWRDAVRPHFKGEIVVGRDLMEL, encoded by the coding sequence ATGACGACCAAAGACGATCGCTCCCCGACACGACGGATGATCCTCGGCGGCACGGCGGCCCTGGCCGCGATCCTCTCCGTCAAGGGTGCGGCGTCGCAATCGGCCGGACCCGCACCCGCCGCGCGCCGCTCGCGCCTGGTGCTCCTCGGCACCGCCGGGGGCCCGACGCCGAAGCCGAACCGGGCCGCGCCGGCCCAGGCCATCGTGGTCGACGGGCATACCTACCTGGTCGATGCCGGCAACGGGACCGGCCGGCAGATGGTACTGGCGAAGCTGAAGCTCGGCTCGCTCGACTCGGTGTTCCTCACCCACCAGCATTCGGACCACAATGCCGATTACGGCAACGTGCTGCTGCTCGCCTGGGCGACCGACCTCGCCCACCGCGTCGACACCTACGGACCGCCGCCGCTCGCCCGGATGACGCGCCAGTTCCTCGATCTCAACGAGTACGACATCAAGACCCGCATGGCCGACGAGGGCCGCCCGGCCCTCGCCGACCTGATCGTGCCGCACGAGATCACCGGGCCCGGCCCCGTGATGCGCGACGAGCGCGTCACCGTGACGGCCGCCCTGGTGCAGCATCCGCCGGTCGAGCCGGCCTTCGCCTACCGGTTCGACTGCCCGGACCGGTCGATCGTGATCTCGGGCGATACCCGCTTCTCGCCGAACCTGATCGCGCTCGCCAAGGGGGCCGACATCCTCGTCCACGAGGTGATGTACCTGCCCGAGCTCGAGAAGCTGATCGCCACGGAGCCCAACGCCACGACGTTGCGCGAGCACCTGATCGCCAGCCACACGACCACCGCGGAGGTCGGGCGCGTCGCGACCGAGGCCGGCGTCAGGACGCTGGTCCTGTCGCATTTCGTGCCGGGCGGCTACCCGTTCATCACGGACGAGGTCTGGCGCGACGCCGTGCGGCCGCACTTCAAGGGCGAGATCGTCGTCGGCCGCGACTTGATGGAGCTTTGA
- the aroB gene encoding 3-dehydroquinate synthase, giving the protein MQTETVHVPLDGGRAYDILIGRGLLAGIGPRVAALNARAVAVVSDETVAAEYGEAVTASLAQASLRTALITVAPGEGSKSYAGFAQVCDGLIAHRIERGDLVLALGGGVVGDLAGFAAASLRRGVRFVQAPTTLLAQVDSSVGGKTGINSPHGKNLVGAFHQPSLVVADTASLDTLSLREMRAGYAEVAKYGLIDDPDFFAWCEANLAEIFSGGPAREAAVASCCRAKAGVVVRDEREDGERALLNLGHTFAHALERLTAYDSARLVHGEAVAIGLCLAFRFSARLGLCPGQDAGRVANHLAMAGLPTTLAQVPGGCGDADQLLDAMRQDKKVRDGALTFILARGIGKSFIAPGIDAGAVREFLVTELG; this is encoded by the coding sequence GTGCAGACAGAGACCGTTCACGTGCCCCTGGACGGGGGCCGGGCCTACGACATCCTGATCGGCCGCGGGCTGCTCGCCGGGATCGGACCCCGCGTCGCCGCGCTCAACGCCCGGGCCGTCGCGGTGGTGAGCGACGAGACCGTGGCGGCGGAATACGGCGAGGCGGTCACCGCCTCGCTGGCGCAGGCGTCGTTGCGCACTGCCCTGATCACGGTGGCGCCGGGCGAGGGCTCGAAGAGCTATGCGGGCTTCGCCCAGGTCTGCGACGGGCTGATCGCCCACCGGATCGAGCGGGGCGACCTCGTCCTGGCGCTCGGCGGCGGCGTCGTCGGGGATCTGGCAGGCTTCGCCGCCGCTTCCTTACGCCGTGGCGTACGCTTCGTGCAGGCGCCGACCACGCTGCTGGCCCAGGTCGATTCCTCGGTCGGCGGCAAGACCGGCATCAACTCGCCCCACGGCAAGAACCTCGTCGGCGCCTTCCACCAGCCGAGCCTGGTCGTCGCCGACACCGCCTCCCTCGACACGCTTTCCCTGCGCGAGATGCGCGCCGGCTACGCCGAGGTGGCGAAGTACGGGCTGATCGACGATCCCGACTTCTTCGCCTGGTGCGAGGCGAACCTCGCCGAGATCTTTTCCGGCGGTCCCGCGCGCGAGGCCGCGGTGGCCTCCTGCTGCCGCGCCAAGGCCGGGGTGGTGGTGCGCGACGAGCGCGAGGACGGCGAGCGGGCGCTGCTCAATCTCGGCCACACCTTCGCGCACGCCCTGGAGCGCCTGACGGCCTACGACTCCGCCCGCCTCGTCCACGGCGAGGCCGTGGCGATCGGCCTGTGCCTCGCCTTCCGGTTCTCCGCCCGGCTCGGCCTCTGCCCGGGCCAGGATGCCGGCCGGGTCGCCAACCACCTGGCGATGGCCGGGCTGCCGACCACCCTCGCCCAAGTGCCGGGCGGCTGCGGCGACGCCGACCAGCTCCTCGACGCCATGCGCCAGGACAAGAAGGTCCGCGACGGGGCGCTCACCTTCATCCTGGCGCGCGGGATTGGGAAGAGCTTCATCGCCCCGGGGATCGATGCAGGGGCTGTGCGGGAATTCCTGGTGACGGAGCTGGGGTGA
- a CDS encoding shikimate kinase — MNQRPPHEQSIESRVRRGLGLRSIVLVGLMGAGKSTVGKRLAGRLGLIFKDADHEIEAAAGLTIPDIFAIYGEPSFRDGEERVIARLLREGPMVLATGGGAFMRPETRQRIGEAGVSVWLKAELDVLMRRVRKRPGRPLLQNEDPEGTMRRLMDLRHPVYGGADVVVVSRDVSHDRVVQDVLEALDAYMAGDSGDPAGDLPGPAPLDGPGSGGPPEPASHGLAAQ; from the coding sequence ATGAACCAGCGTCCCCCTCATGAACAGTCGATCGAGTCGCGCGTGCGCCGGGGTCTCGGCCTGCGCTCGATCGTGCTGGTCGGGCTCATGGGCGCGGGCAAGAGCACCGTCGGCAAACGCCTGGCGGGGCGCCTCGGCCTGATCTTCAAGGACGCCGACCACGAGATCGAGGCGGCGGCCGGCCTGACCATCCCGGACATCTTCGCCATCTACGGCGAGCCGAGCTTTCGCGATGGCGAGGAGCGGGTGATCGCCCGCCTGCTGCGCGAGGGTCCGATGGTGCTCGCCACCGGCGGCGGCGCCTTCATGCGGCCGGAGACGCGCCAGCGCATCGGCGAGGCCGGCGTCTCGGTCTGGCTCAAGGCGGAACTCGACGTGCTGATGCGCCGGGTGCGCAAGCGCCCCGGGAGGCCGCTGCTCCAGAACGAGGACCCCGAGGGCACGATGCGCCGGCTGATGGACCTGCGCCATCCCGTCTATGGCGGGGCCGACGTGGTGGTGGTGTCCCGCGACGTCTCCCACGACCGGGTGGTGCAGGACGTTCTGGAGGCCCTCGACGCCTACATGGCGGGGGATTCGGGCGATCCGGCCGGCGACCTCCCCGGCCCCGCCCCCCTCGACGGCCCGGGATCCGGCGGCCCGCCCGAGCCCGCCAGCCACGGCCTCGCCGCGCAATAG
- a CDS encoding site-specific tyrosine recombinase XerD has translation MSAMGPQGLMHAYLDMLAAERGAAANTLAAYRRDLDDYLAYLAGKRLDPGAVEPAGIRAYLAELEARGLKSTSAARRLSCVRGFHRFLYAEGLLEDDPTAPVSGPKRGRGLPKVLSVAEVDRLLTVAKEAATKAPNPAEAARAGRMHCLIELLYATGLRVSELVALPRAAGSTKERFLVVRGKGGRERLVPLTEVARSAMAAHLATLTAPGPWLFPADSETGHLTRQAFARDLKAVAAAAGIRTDRISPHVLRHAFASHLLQNGADLRVVQELLGHADISTTQIYTHVLDERLKQMVRDLHPLAGA, from the coding sequence ATGAGCGCGATGGGCCCGCAGGGCCTGATGCACGCCTATCTCGACATGCTGGCCGCCGAGCGGGGGGCCGCGGCCAACACCCTCGCGGCCTATCGGCGCGACCTCGACGACTACCTCGCCTACCTGGCCGGGAAGCGGCTTGATCCCGGCGCCGTCGAGCCCGCCGGCATCCGGGCCTACCTCGCCGAATTGGAGGCGCGCGGCCTCAAGAGCACCTCGGCGGCACGCCGGCTCTCCTGCGTGCGCGGCTTCCACCGCTTCCTGTACGCGGAAGGCCTGCTCGAGGACGACCCGACCGCGCCGGTCTCCGGGCCGAAGCGCGGTCGCGGCCTGCCCAAGGTGCTCTCGGTCGCGGAGGTCGACCGGCTGCTCACGGTCGCCAAGGAGGCCGCCACCAAGGCGCCGAACCCGGCCGAGGCGGCGCGGGCCGGGCGGATGCACTGCCTGATCGAGCTTCTCTACGCCACGGGCCTGCGCGTCTCGGAGCTGGTCGCCCTGCCGCGGGCCGCCGGCTCGACCAAGGAGCGCTTCCTGGTGGTGCGCGGCAAGGGCGGGCGCGAGCGCCTCGTTCCCCTGACCGAGGTGGCGCGCAGTGCCATGGCGGCGCACCTCGCCACCCTGACGGCGCCCGGGCCCTGGCTTTTTCCCGCCGACAGCGAGACCGGCCACCTCACTCGCCAGGCCTTCGCCCGCGACCTGAAGGCGGTGGCCGCCGCCGCCGGCATCCGCACCGACCGGATCAGCCCGCACGTCCTGCGCCACGCCTTCGCCAGCCACCTGTTGCAGAACGGCGCCGACCTGCGAGTGGTGCAGGAATTGCTCGGCCACGCCGACATCTCGACGACGCAGATCTACACCCACGTCCTCGACGAGCGGCTGAAGCAGATGGTCCGCGACCTCCACCCCCTGGCGGGCGCTTGA
- a CDS encoding endonuclease/exonuclease/phosphatase family protein, whose amino-acid sequence MPISTLSIVAQVLALVLIAATLLPFWRSRTGLVRTFDFPRFQIAAAIPPVLVLLVVAGHDPVSLALGAGLLGALGLQLRHILPFTRVTRPAARAAPAKADPARCVAILIVNVLQSNRAYDRLLAAVERSDPDLILALETDAGWRDALAPLRARYPHGVDQPQDNTYGLMLYSRLPLDDVRVRFLIEDDVPSVRAGVTLPSGDRFTFHGVHPRPPHPGNSSATRDGELVLVAREVAREGGPAVVAGDLNDVAWSRTTRLFQAIGGLLDPRVGRGAYPTFHAGWPILRWPLDHVFFSEHFLLARLERLPPIGSDHFPILIALCQDPRAEAVQEPPAADAADRREGAEAVAEAREAAES is encoded by the coding sequence GTGCCGATCTCGACCCTGTCCATCGTCGCCCAGGTCCTGGCCCTGGTCCTCATCGCCGCGACCCTGTTGCCGTTCTGGCGCAGCCGGACCGGGCTGGTGCGCACCTTCGACTTTCCGCGCTTCCAGATCGCCGCCGCGATCCCGCCGGTCCTCGTCCTGCTCGTCGTCGCCGGGCACGACCCGGTTTCCCTCGCCCTCGGAGCGGGGCTCTTAGGCGCGCTCGGGCTGCAACTGCGGCACATCCTGCCCTTCACCCGCGTGACCAGGCCCGCGGCCCGCGCCGCCCCGGCGAAGGCGGACCCAGCCCGGTGCGTGGCGATCCTGATCGTCAACGTGCTGCAATCGAACCGGGCCTACGACCGGCTGCTGGCCGCGGTGGAGCGGAGCGACCCCGATCTGATCCTGGCCCTTGAGACCGATGCGGGCTGGCGCGACGCGCTCGCACCGCTTCGGGCACGCTATCCCCACGGGGTGGATCAACCGCAGGACAACACCTACGGGCTCATGCTCTATTCCCGCCTGCCCCTCGACGACGTGCGGGTGCGCTTCCTGATCGAGGACGACGTGCCGTCCGTGCGCGCCGGCGTGACGCTGCCGTCGGGCGACCGCTTCACCTTCCACGGCGTGCATCCGCGCCCGCCGCATCCGGGCAACAGCAGCGCGACCCGGGACGGGGAGCTGGTGCTGGTCGCCCGCGAGGTCGCGCGCGAGGGTGGTCCCGCGGTGGTGGCGGGCGATCTCAACGATGTCGCCTGGTCGCGCACCACGCGCCTGTTCCAGGCCATCGGCGGCCTCCTCGACCCGCGGGTGGGGCGCGGCGCCTACCCGACCTTCCATGCCGGCTGGCCGATCCTGCGCTGGCCCCTCGACCACGTCTTCTTCAGCGAGCACTTCCTGCTCGCCCGGCTGGAGCGGCTGCCGCCGATCGGCTCCGACCATTTCCCGATCCTGATCGCCTTGTGCCAGGATCCGCGGGCCGAGGCCGTGCAGGAGCCGCCGGCCGCCGATGCCGCGGACCGGCGGGAGGGCGCCGAGGCGGTAGCGGAGGCACGGGAGGCGGCGGAGTCGTGA
- a CDS encoding FadR/GntR family transcriptional regulator, with product MRVPFATPHIASPGAGLVVIPAGRARSNHAEVARSLGTAIIAGRYTAGAKLPGDGELLAAFRVSRPVLRESVKTLVAKGLLTTRARVGTVVRERAAWNMFDADVLAWHLEAGIDRRFLRDLAEIRLAVEPAAAALAAERRTQDDLAALEAGLAQMRAEPSDSAGFAEGDLALHVAVTVASGNPFMRSIGSVIEVALRASFQLSAPVEAAERETTLAAHAAIVAAIAARDPEGAAEAVRQVIHNGLRRHGAAA from the coding sequence ATGCGCGTCCCCTTCGCCACGCCTCACATCGCTTCACCGGGCGCCGGCCTGGTGGTGATCCCGGCCGGACGGGCCCGTTCCAATCACGCCGAGGTGGCGCGCAGCCTCGGCACCGCGATCATCGCCGGCCGCTACACGGCCGGCGCCAAGCTGCCGGGGGATGGCGAATTGCTGGCGGCCTTCCGGGTGTCGCGGCCGGTCCTGCGCGAGAGCGTCAAGACCCTGGTGGCCAAGGGGCTCCTCACCACCCGGGCCCGGGTCGGCACGGTGGTGCGCGAGCGCGCCGCCTGGAACATGTTCGATGCCGACGTGCTGGCCTGGCACCTGGAGGCCGGCATCGACCGGCGCTTCCTGCGCGACCTCGCGGAGATCCGCCTCGCGGTCGAGCCGGCGGCGGCGGCGCTCGCCGCCGAGCGCCGGACCCAGGACGACCTCGCCGCGCTCGAGGCGGGGCTCGCGCAGATGCGGGCCGAACCGTCCGATTCCGCCGGCTTCGCGGAGGGCGACCTCGCGCTCCACGTCGCGGTGACGGTCGCCTCCGGCAACCCGTTCATGCGCTCGATCGGCAGCGTGATCGAGGTGGCTCTGCGCGCCTCGTTCCAGCTCAGCGCCCCGGTCGAGGCGGCGGAGCGCGAGACGACGCTCGCGGCCCACGCGGCCATCGTCGCGGCCATCGCCGCCCGAGACCCCGAAGGAGCGGCCGAGGCCGTCCGGCAGGTCATCCATAACGGCCTGCGCCGCCACGGCGCCGCGGCCTGA